Proteins encoded by one window of Macaca fascicularis isolate 582-1 chromosome 10, T2T-MFA8v1.1:
- the WFDC12 gene encoding WAP four-disulfide core domain protein 12: MGSSSFLVLMVSLALVTLVAAEGVKGGEQACIEKAGVCPADNIRCFKSDPPQCHTDQDCLGERKCCYLHCGFKCVIPVKKLEEGGNKDEDVSGPCPEPGWEAKSPGSSSTGCPQKCCRVLSTSGGHSHPVPAPEGPETWNMEEAILNPSKENPSLKSFSLNRGKSHRKSRPQEDEMR; this comes from the exons ATGGGGTCCAGCAGCTTCTTGGTCCTCATGGTGTCTCTCGCTCTTGTGACCCTGGTGGCTGCGGAAGGAGTTAAAGGGGGTGAGCAGGCATG TATAGAAAAAGCAGGGGTTTGCCCAGCTGACAACATACGCTGCTTCAAGTCCGATCCTCCCCAGTGTCACACAGACCAGGACTGTCTGGGGGAAAGGAAATGTTGTTACCTGCACTGTGGCTTCAAGTGTGTGATTCctgtgaagaaactggaagaaG GAGGAAACAAGGATGAAGACGTGTCAGGGCCATGCCCCGAGCCAGGATGGGAGGCCAAGTCTCCAGGCTCCTCCTCCACTGGGTGTCCTCAGAAATGTTGCCGGGTCCTTTCCACCTCTGGGGGTCACTCTCACCCAGTACCTGCCCCTGAGGGTCCTGAGACTTGGAATATGGAAGAAGCAATACTGAACCCCAGCAAAGAAAACCCGAGCTTGAAGTCCTTTTCCCTAAACAGAGGGAAGAGTCACAGAAAGTCCAGACCCCAggaagatgagatgagatga